CTACATTTAAATTTCACTTTAATTACATTCAGTAAAATATGAGTTTACATAAGCTAGATTCATCAAGTAATTAATGATCATTTACTCGAAACTTTCTATTTCACACTTGCTAAAAGACAGATTTTTATTAACCATGTTACTGTTCTAGCAAACATGACAAAATATACATGGAATGAAGCTGAAAGGAAAACAATTGACCAAAGACTCACCACAAATTTAGCCTTTCGCTTGTAGTGTTCGCAACCGTAATCATCGCCAGTAGTTGCCTCCAAGGGTTTCTCCTTCGACGTCGACGCATGTTCGGCCACGGCGCGCGCTTCGTCGTTATTCTCCATATCTCACGATGATCCTAAGTTCCTACCTCTTTCTCCTCCGCCGTCTCCTTCTTCTCATCGACTCGCACGTCCTTTCCAGATTTTCTTGCGGCGTGTCCGATTAACACCCGCCTCGGCCACAGTTTGTTTGTTTAATTAACACGCTGGCGGCGATTCAAAAAcgatgaaggaaaaaaagaggaaacacCGACGTCGAACGTTCGGATCACGCGGCGAAATAAAGCAAAACGCAGGGGCTGTTTATCCCGTGTTAACAGGAGGAATAGAACCGTCAACCAGAGGCGGCGGGAAACGTATCGAGCCTCGTGTGTCCGATCGACAGAAGAAAACTCATCCGTGCCATCGTCAATATACCGAACACAATTCTCTGCGTCGCGGAACAAAGTTTCGAAAAAGGAGACTTTTCTACGATCTTGTTCCAAAGATCGTGAGATTTTTGTTCCGCGTTTGAATTATGCTACGCGAGAACGTTCGTTTACCTGTTACGGAACGACGTATGAAGAAACGGCCATAATTTCTCGGCACCTTCGGAGAAAAACGGCTCGACACTCGCCACTTCTGACACTACTCCACTTCGTTGTACTATCACCACGGTGTAATGATTACAACGGCAGACGACGTTCGGAAAAAAGGATGCAAAACTATGGCCGGAAGTTGTGACGACTCGGCGAGGTACTACGTCGCATTCGTACATACATATCCGACCCGCGAAGATTTAAATACGCTTCGAGTTTATCCCATTAAGTGATCGCTAGACTGTGTTTGTTTATGCATTTTGAGAAAATTTTAACCGTTAACTGCCACGCGAACTTTATATACAGTGACTCAAAGAAATATTTGTCCGTATAATcttttttatcatattattcatataatattatcatatattatatcatatcatatcatattattttttaatgaagTTTTATCAGATCCTAAATTTCACTTTCATAGTACTACATTTTTATGATCATGTGAAAGTGCTATTAAATGTACTTGGACTTAAGGAATTGGTGTGTAAATACTACAATACATACAGTggtatacaaataaatttttattctttcttattttaatcattctaatGAGAAATGCAATTGATATTGATATTGATATCTAAAATGGATCACCGAGTACTATCgtagcagtcaacgtgttaGGAATGCAAAAATCTATAGAATGCATATAGTACTATAGTACATAAAAATATGCGAACTaaagttattatattatttagtaggtgaaacaaatttctatttaagttTCATTTCTCTAGTTGCGTATTCatgcaatttatattattaaaaaagtgTAATCATTTGTTCTTTATGCGGCTTTATTATCTTTTTTGCAATGctattatgaaaaataattttgttcgaTCATTATTTATTATGCAAACAAATTGCACTCTGAATGAACCAATCGGATATTCTctttttattgtataatatcATACAATATGTAACATACAataaattatcattattataagGAATGTAACATTTTATAGCCATTAGAAATCAAttaaacataatataatatatgtttattttcaaataaacttGACAACTTTTCCGTGCAATTTAATTAGAATAAGCGGAGGATATAGAAACTTTGAGTCTATCATAGTGGTCATCTGATCGCGTGGTATCACTGTGAAAACGTACATAATAAAATGGTGAAAGATTATGGGTGTTAAACACTGAAAAAGAAGGGAGCTAGTTAAATTTGATCTGCAATCGATCGTCAATGGAATATTAATTACTGGTGTCTTTCTCGGTAGCAATGACCCATTTACAATAACTGTGAAAATACGTTCGCCAATGTGGAAATGAATCAAAATCGCGTCATGTATGGCGACTCGCGGAAACTATACGATAGACACACGCAGTTTGCCCCGCACGGGCTCTGCATTCTGTCGGACTAATGATCAATGGCTTTATTTGAGAAGCGATATACAAATAAAGTGCTACTAGATGATACAGAGAAGTTGACGAGCGTCATTGAAAATGCAAGAACAATCGACGGACACACGGTACGGCGCACGCTTAATGCGTATATTTTGACATTTACTCGATAAAAGGTGAAGTTTATACACATCGGCCTGTTCACTCCAATCTTGTGTCGCTAAATTAACGACGGTCATTATTGTTTGTTACGTAGGCATTCTCGATGGTTCTTTTGCTTTGAacatcaaatatttcttttgatgtatttatttttctataaattaaattaatgtgataaaacaaatattttttatttataatgtgTTGAggagaataatatattttatggtGTACGATAATGTATATAGATATTAGTGTTCATTACATATAAAAAGCATATCTGAAATATtatgataaattatttttttgacatatatatataaaaagcaattttaaaaattaaaatactattgaTCAATCCTGAGTAAATAAAGTTGTCTTCTTATTTGATCTTAGGATTAAATGTAAGTTTTTCACattcttctaaatatttttgaattattgattatcataatattaattagaCCCCATGGTTGTGTACTTATTTTAAGAGACTTATAATCTTAAATGTACAAACTTGTTGTCATCTTCAATTATTGTTTATTGGTCGCATATATACAATGGCTTGCAAAATTAGTTGTACATTTACATTATAGTGTTATGTTTATTTAGGAATATGTGATTAGAATACAAAGAGGTCCACTTCCAGAGAAATCTTGGAGAGTTAGTAGACGCTACAATGATTTCGTACAACTTAATGCAACTTTATCAATATCAGGCATTGACCTGGCACTTCCTCCAAAGAAAATTATTGGTAATATGGAACCAGACTTCATAGCTCAACGTCAAGTAGCCCTACAGGTTAGTCTTGttataaaagaattattattattaaatctttttattattattatttttttatctgTTTTTAGAATTACCTAAACAATATACTAATGAATCCTATATTGGCATCGTCACTCCCCATGAAAAAATTCTTAGATCCAGATAATTACACAGCGCCATTACATGGTatgatttaattataataataaatacagtTAAAAATAAgttgtacatatatacaaataaaGGACAGATATagggaatattttatttaagtatTAAAATAAGTCCAATAGtattataaattatgaatttattgTGTATAGTGTATTTCATAAGTAATTTCCAAATTCAGAAATAGCTCTGCAACAGGTGTCACTAGCTTTACGCAGTGATGCAAATTTCGAAGTTTGTAAGGCCATTCCTGATATGGGATGGCGGTTAAGGAAGCATTATTATACTGTAAAAAATCGTCAAAATCCCAAGCAAGAGTTACTGCTTGCATGGGTAGAATTTGGTCCAGACAAACACCTGCAAGATAAAGATATGCAAGGAGTTTTCAAAAGTTTAGGGACGTTGAAGCATAATTATATAGAACCAATCGTTTATCAACATGTAACGGAAAATGGAGCGTTAATGATAAGAAATTTTTATCCAACGGGTACATTACGCGACATTTTGTGTGTAACTAAACCCAAACAACCGTTTATAAAGAAATATGGAAACCCAAAACAAACCAAATCGTTAACAGTGCCTGAAATTGCTATGTATGGTTACCAGGTTAGAAAATGAATACTTTATATCAAGATCATGGAAGAATAAGTTTTATacctaaatatattttattttttctgttcTAGATTTTGGAAGCTTTAGGATTTCTTCACGAAAAGGGCCTACCATACGGACATTTACATACAGGAAATATTCTTTTGACTCAGAGATGTGCGAAATTGCTAGATCTAGAAAATGGTCTGTTAGGCTTACCAGCATTTTATCGGCCTTATGTTGTGCAAAGGCGTAAACTTCACGCTACGGTATATTATATCCTACATTTCGAAAAAtgtcatataaatatattaatataataaatatttatgtatcttTTCTTTTAATAGACTCAAGTAGATGTTTATTCGTTTGGACATGTATTATATGAAATGGCATTTGGACGACCACTGTTAGAAGCAACGTGTTCTGAGTTACCTTATTGTGAAGCAACTTTAAAAAGTCTGCTGGAAGTGATACTCGCACCAGAAGCTCTAAAACAAGATTTACCAACGGTATCGCATTTATTAGAACATCCATTCTTCGAGTCAGCAAGACATGCTGTATTAGCTGTTGGCTCCATGGAACGACCACACTTCAAATTAAGTAGTCATTTGAAGGAGGCTCTGCAGCAAGCAGTGAACAAAGCAGAACAAAGATTAAAAGACGAGCAGAAAGTAGCAAGACATCAAAAGAGGCTTGTCAAAGTTCAGGAAATGATGAGCTCGGAAGAAGAGATGAAAAAGCGAAAACAAaaactagtaaatattttaatatatctaaATACCACATTAAACTATTGCTCTAAAGTAAAAAAAATTCATGTATTTGTTTTTCTAGAAAAAAGAACAGAAATTGGCCCAAGAACAACGTTCTGCAAATCAATTAAGTGCGAATGGGATGAAACATGTAAACGGCAAGAGTCCAGAGCGCTCGGATAGTCCTACAAGTACTTCTACAGCGACCAGCGTTGGAACTTTAACACCCCCATCGCTGCGTAAGTTACAGATCATTTTTTTCAATAACATTCATTAACAATTAACATTAATCGATCTTCCTCATTTTTACGTTAGCTGGGCACAAAAGTTGATGGCGCATACTACGCTTATTTCTCTCACGTAGGTCATACGATCATACAAACACTAATTGCTCACATTCatgcattttttcttttaattatcgcTTGAATACATCTTGAATGAAATGTATGTACTTCTTTTTTGAATTTATGCATCGTAGGTTGTATTTGATTCTGATAACTGGTATTGGGTGTAGTACATATATTTGAATGTTAATGATAtagttgataaaaatgaaatgtagtGTAATGATATGTATTCAAGTGATGTTGTAACCTTTATATAAAGTTACAATTTATTTAACTAAAGGTTCTATAGATGTGCCGCAAAGTGATGGAGTTCCTGCTAAGAGTACTGTACCACCACCTCCGATGCCACCACCTGTTGATGCAAGTAATGTTTCAAAGTTGACCAATGAACGAGCTGCTCTGCTAGGAAGTATTTGTAATTTCAATAAAACTAGTCTTCGTAAAGTTGCCAATGAATATCATTGAGGTGATAGAGTTAGATAATTGAAAGAAGATAGTGCTGAGTGATCGTACTGATtcagaaataaagaagaaattgTATGACAGTAATCTATACCAAAAGGATGCTATTTTTTTCATCAAATTGCgaagatatttataattttatttcgatcgCGATACTTGTGAGATctgtatacgtacatatatatatttcaattctgtagaattttaatatatatatttcataggaATAGATAGTTGTAAATCGTATATTTACAAATAAtcatgtataaaataattctattcATGTATTTTAGCAGCATGAATTATTGTTAGAATTGagcaatatttaaatattatgtgTTATTACTTTTTATTCTTTAAACACCGTCCAAAAATGAATTCGAAATTGTAaaagattaattaaaataacaaatattctttaaaaaagaatatttctttatatgctATATTTGTATCTATAAATGGAAATTAATCTTCCCTTTAATCATATTTAAAACTATTAAAGAAAagcttattaatattatttataaaataatctatATTTTAACTAGAAATGAAGTTCATTTGCTTTGATCTAAGTCTCGCGATCGAATCACATCTAATATTGTACTTGTTCGACTCTAAGGAAATTAAAATGATAATTGATAAGACGAGAGTGATAGTATCTACATGTACCACATAAACTTTATCTCGTTAGTGTTATATACCGTTCTGTCTATTTCAAGTTTATGATATGTGTAACGTAATTAATGTACAGATACCATTCGTCTTGTAAAAGTGAGTATTGTGTGTTGCTTTACTTGTATCGCTCGTAGAATCGAAATCACGTTTGTTTCTACGGAGAGAGAAAATGTGCCAAGACCCGATCTTTCCATTGAACAAATAGTAATGTCGTAATGGTGAATGTCGGcgtaatatatatttctatatgtcGCGGAAGAATAAGTATATATGTACAAGATCTATCTGTGAATATCATAACAAAGCGATGTAATATAGGTAGTCACAATTTTTCATATGTAATATCAATCTTAAATGGAATTTGTTGAATTATCTTAAATGTATATGTTGAATTATAAATACTATTCTtcatagaataatataaatattcgttCTATCGATAATTATAGAAAACAAATTGAAACAGATACTATATTTATTAAAGAAGATAATGTAAGTTATATCATTTGGAGATCTTCAGGCGTACtaataaatatattagtaaatcGAATTATCGTTTGTTTGCGAGGAATATTTACTTAATAACTATCGTGTAATAGTTGTCACGATATTCTGCATAATTCTTCTTAAACAATATAGTCTAGTgcgaaaaataatttattaaaacgaaACAATGGCGTAAAAAATTATCACACTACATTTTGAATAATACTTgcatttaatataacaaattgcAGAAAATAGCTTTCCTCTTGAAGATATTTTACTACTTAcagtgaaaatttaataaatacaaaatatgtatatctCCGCAGTATTTTTATCATTCGAAGTGTCTTGAATATAAATACTGTAAATTCTTACTATATCAAAAATATACGTGTGTACATATAGCTATCTAAATATACGATAGATCGTAAGGAttgcaatttcattttttttgtaTTCAAGGGTCAAGCGTTTCAAAGTTCAACAAGTTCAACAAAAGTTGGGTTTCAATCAAATCTATCTTAACTTCTGTTGTTtcatcaaaattatttttctttttctattttatcaaTATCATTGTATTCAAATTATGTGGAATTATACAAAAGTTTCCCGATATATGCAAAATAAGTTCGGTGAACCATACAAAGATTGTGTTATGTTATCATATCATAAATTATGAGGCTCAGTGATATTAAAAAAGTCGATGTATGAAGGGAAAACCGATAATATGTAGTACAGTGACACAGTTTCAATGTTATGTTTCACAAGCTGTCGTAATTTGCGATTATGTTAAAGTTTTTTCTATAAACAGCGGCTGCGAGTT
Above is a genomic segment from Bombus vancouverensis nearcticus chromosome 1, iyBomVanc1_principal, whole genome shotgun sequence containing:
- the LOC117160731 gene encoding PX domain-containing protein kinase-like protein isoform X1; protein product: MALFEKRYTNKVLLDDTEKLTSVIENARTIDGHTEYVIRIQRGPLPEKSWRVSRRYNDFVQLNATLSISGIDLALPPKKIIGNMEPDFIAQRQVALQNYLNNILMNPILASSLPMKKFLDPDNYTAPLHEIALQQVSLALRSDANFEVCKAIPDMGWRLRKHYYTVKNRQNPKQELLLAWVEFGPDKHLQDKDMQGVFKSLGTLKHNYIEPIVYQHVTENGALMIRNFYPTGTLRDILCVTKPKQPFIKKYGNPKQTKSLTVPEIAMYGYQILEALGFLHEKGLPYGHLHTGNILLTQRCAKLLDLENGLLGLPAFYRPYVVQRRKLHATTQVDVYSFGHVLYEMAFGRPLLEATCSELPYCEATLKSLLEVILAPEALKQDLPTVSHLLEHPFFESARHAVLAVGSMERPHFKLSSHLKEALQQAVNKAEQRLKDEQKVARHQKRLVKVQEMMSSEEEMKKRKQKLKKEQKLAQEQRSANQLSANGMKHVNGKSPERSDSPTSTSTATSVGTLTPPSLRSIDVPQSDGVPAKSTVPPPPMPPPVDASNVSKLTNERAALLGSICNFNKTSLRKVANEYH
- the LOC117160731 gene encoding PX domain-containing protein kinase-like protein isoform X2, translated to MALFEKRYTNKVLLDDTEKLTSVIENARTIDGHTEYVIRIQRGPLPEKSWRVSRRYNDFVQLNATLSISGIDLALPPKKIIGNMEPDFIAQRQVALQNYLNNILMNPILASSLPMKKFLDPDNYTAPLHEIALQQVSLALRSDANFEVCKAIPDMGWRLRKHYYTVKNRQNPKQELLLAWVEFGPDKHLQDKDMQGVFKSLGTLKHNYIEPIVYQHVTENGALMIRNFYPTGTLRDILCVTKPKQPFIKKYGNPKQTKSLTVPEIAMYGYQILEALGFLHEKGLPYGHLHTGNILLTQRCAKLLDLENGLLGLPAFYRPYVVQRRKLHATTQVDVYSFGHVLYEMAFGRPLLEATCSELPYCEATLKSLLEVILAPEALKQDLPTVSHLLEHPFFESARHAVLAVGSMERPHFKLSSHLKEALQQAVNKAEQRLKDEQKVARHQKRLVKVQEMMSSEEEMKKRKQKLKKEQKLAQEQRSANQLSANGMKHVNGKSPERSDSPTSTSTATSVGTLTPPSLHVPQSDGVPAKSTVPPPPMPPPVDASNVSKLTNERAALLGSICNFNKTSLRKVANEYH
- the LOC117160731 gene encoding PX domain-containing protein kinase-like protein isoform X4; protein product: MEPDFIAQRQVALQNYLNNILMNPILASSLPMKKFLDPDNYTAPLHEIALQQVSLALRSDANFEVCKAIPDMGWRLRKHYYTVKNRQNPKQELLLAWVEFGPDKHLQDKDMQGVFKSLGTLKHNYIEPIVYQHVTENGALMIRNFYPTGTLRDILCVTKPKQPFIKKYGNPKQTKSLTVPEIAMYGYQILEALGFLHEKGLPYGHLHTGNILLTQRCAKLLDLENGLLGLPAFYRPYVVQRRKLHATTQVDVYSFGHVLYEMAFGRPLLEATCSELPYCEATLKSLLEVILAPEALKQDLPTVSHLLEHPFFESARHAVLAVGSMERPHFKLSSHLKEALQQAVNKAEQRLKDEQKVARHQKRLVKVQEMMSSEEEMKKRKQKLKKEQKLAQEQRSANQLSANGMKHVNGKSPERSDSPTSTSTATSVGTLTPPSLRSIDVPQSDGVPAKSTVPPPPMPPPVDASNVSKLTNERAALLGSICNFNKTSLRKVANEYH
- the LOC117160731 gene encoding PX domain-containing protein kinase-like protein isoform X3 gives rise to the protein MALFEKRYTNKVLLDDTEKLTSVIENARTIDGHTEYVIRIQRGPLPEKSWRVSRRYNDFVQLNATLSISGIDLALPPKKIIGNMEPDFIAQRQVALQNYLNNILMNPILASSLPMKKFLDPDNYTAPLHEIALQQVSLALRSDANFEVCKAIPDMGWRLRKHYYTVKNRQNPKQELLLAWVEFGPDKHLQDKDMQGVFKSLGTLKHNYIEPIVYQHVTENGALMIRNFYPTGTLRDILCVTKPKQPFIKKYGNPKQTKSLTVPEIAMYGYQILEALGFLHEKGLPYGHLHTGNILLTQRCAKLLDLENGLLGLPAFYRPYVVQRRKLHATTQVDVYSFGHVLYEMAFGRPLLEATCSELPYCEATLKSLLEVILAPEALKQDLPTVSHLLEHPFFESARHAVLAVGSMERPHFKLSSHLKEALQQAVNKAEQRLKDEQKVARHQKRLVKVQEMMSSEEEMKKRKQKLKKEQKLAQEQRSANQLSANGMKHVNGKSPERSDSPTSTSTATSVGTLTPPSLPGHKS